A stretch of DNA from Nitrospira sp.:
CGATCGTGGCGCAGACATCGAGACACGAAACGACCGTGGGGCCACCCCCCTGATCACGGCGTCGGCACATGGCAATCTCCCGCTGGTCAAACTGCTCCTTGCACAGGGCGCGCGAATCGATGCGGTAGACCGCGAGGGAAATACCGCGCTGCATGAAGCCAGTTTCCAGAGCCACCCGGCATGCGTCGAGGTACTGCTTGCCTCCGGCGCTCCGACCACCGGCCACAACGCCTTCGGATTTTCGCCACTCCACCAAGCAGTCAGGCGCTTTTGGGAAACCGACGGTGAATCCAGGACGGACCGGCTGACCCGGCAGGCTCAAGTGATCAGCCAACTTCTTCGTCATGGGGCCGATCCGGACACTCGTGACGATGCCGGCAGAACTCCAGCCACGCTGGCCGAGGACAACAATAATGCTTCGCTGCGACAGGCCTTTCGTCTGCTCTCTGCCCCGGTCACGCAGACGGCGATAACAACCACAAGACCACCATCGGGAGACGCAGCACCACCTCGCGCGGCAGTCACTCCGGAACAGACCCATGCGTCACCTCCAACCAATGATATGTCCGACAACCAAATTGGCGAGCGCCTCGCTCCAGCGGAGCCGCCACAGCTCGATTCGCATCACACAACGCCTTCACCGTTCCCTCCTCCAGGCGAGTCGCGGGAACGGGAAACGACACCGGATGCGCCAGTCATGTCGCTTCCGTCATCGGCATCAGCACAGTCGCCGTCAGGCACTACCACGACGCCTTTGCGCGAAACAGTCGCCACCTCACCCGCTTCCATAGCACCGAATCAGGACGCCCCCGCAGCATCTTCGTCGATTGGGATGCAACCACCGACCCCCGCCCTGTCTACACAACACCCGGTTGACTCGTCGGCCACGACCGCTGGATCATCCCACCCAACCTTACAAGCCGAAGACATGGCGATCGCCGCTCCAACATCGACGGCCCAGGCCCCAATCCCATCCGAACAGTCATGGAAGCCGGCGAGACTCCAGTCATCCGCTGCTCCGACTTCTCCACCCGACCCGGCTCACGCACAACATGTGACGCCCCCGGCCTTGACCGAAGAGCGACGCAGCCACATTCCGGCAGCGCCACCTCTTGAGCACACAGCCCCCAGAACGGCGCAGGCGGAGATGACTGCGCTCGAGGCCTTCGGATCCGAACGGCCGCCCCACGCACCATCGACATGGGCCAGGCCCCAGACAGCATCGCCGGCTCTCGACCAGCCCTCCACATCCACCTCACTACGCCCCCTCTCCACCAGTGACGAGACGCCGGATGCTGCAACACCCCACTCTCACTGGATTACGCAATCTCTCGGTTTTGGACTCGGTTTGGGATGGACCCACAACCTGGGCCCGCGGCGGGTGGAATCCGTGAGCGTCGTGAACCGTATCGTCCGCATTGATGAGGAGCGAAACGACTGGGTCCGCGTGATGCCGGAAGTCCATCTCTGGATTGATCGATGGGACGAGCAACGATGGAGTTGGGGGCCGTTTCTCGCCGTCGCGCCGGGAGCCCGGATTATCGATGCTGTGGGAGGGGGACTCATGCTCGGCTACCGACCGCATCGGGGTGATCGTTATAGTTTCAACCTCGGTATTGGTGGCACACTCGATCTGGACGCTCGGGTGCTGGGTGACGGCCTCGTAGCCAATGAACCCCTGCCGCCGCGAGAAACCAGCGCCCGCACCAAACACACCACCGCTGCCGGCCTGCTTATCCTTTTCTCCGTGGGATGGGATCTGTCGGCGGCCCGGGAGCTCCAGGCAGCGGATTTGAAATAAGGCCGCGGCCGTGCGGGCACCCAAGGGGAATTCACCCGCGATTGACGCCACGACTCGAATCCGACTAAGGTGTCCCTCATAAGGAGCGCTTTGATGACAGGCCGCGCGCAATTTCCGAATGAGCAGACTGAGACTGGCGAATTCAAACGGCAGGACGACGCCTTCCGTCAGTGGGTGACCGCGGACGGCCGTTCCGGATACCCCGCCGAAACCGGACGGTATCATCTGTACGTATCACTGGCCTGTCCCTGGGCGCATCGCACGATCATCGTCCGCAAACTCAAGCAATTGGAGTCGGTCATCGGCATGACCGTAGTGGACCCCATTCGCGATGAACAGGGCTGGGCTTTTCGTAGCGGCCAAGGTCACTCCGTCGATCCGATCAATGGATTTCACTTCCTGAGCGAGGCCTATCGCCTGACCGACTCCGCCTACCGGGGACGCGTCACCGTTCCAGTCCTCTGGGATACCGTCACCAAGCGAATCGTAAGCAACTCTGATGACGATCTTATGCGGATGCTCAATGGGGAGTTCAATCGCTTTACCGCGAGTCCGCTCGATCTCTACCCCACGGCGCTCCGCCGGGAGATCGACGAGATGAATACGTTCCTCTATGAGCAGGTGAATAACGGCGTCTACCGGGCGGGATTCGCGACATCGCAACGGGTCTATGAACGGGCGGCTCGCTCACTCTTCGCAGCGCTGGACCAACTGGAGACAAAGCTGAGCCAACACCGCTATCTGTTTGGCAGGCAGTTCGTCGAATCCGATTGGCGACTCTTCGTCACCTTGATCCGGTTCGATGCGGTGTACCATGGGCATTTTAAATGTAATGTCCGACGCATCATCGACTACCCGAATCTTTCCGGCTACCTCAAGGATCTGTACCAGGTGAACGGG
This window harbors:
- a CDS encoding ankyrin repeat domain-containing protein; its protein translation is MHHSTGVVCVILLLTFACLSLVEARQADGRAPASSHQPPEQLAIHKALTEGSPARVQVLLDRGADIETRNDRGATPLITASAHGNLPLVKLLLAQGARIDAVDREGNTALHEASFQSHPACVEVLLASGAPTTGHNAFGFSPLHQAVRRFWETDGESRTDRLTRQAQVISQLLRHGADPDTRDDAGRTPATLAEDNNNASLRQAFRLLSAPVTQTAITTTRPPSGDAAPPRAAVTPEQTHASPPTNDMSDNQIGERLAPAEPPQLDSHHTTPSPFPPPGESRERETTPDAPVMSLPSSASAQSPSGTTTTPLRETVATSPASIAPNQDAPAASSSIGMQPPTPALSTQHPVDSSATTAGSSHPTLQAEDMAIAAPTSTAQAPIPSEQSWKPARLQSSAAPTSPPDPAHAQHVTPPALTEERRSHIPAAPPLEHTAPRTAQAEMTALEAFGSERPPHAPSTWARPQTASPALDQPSTSTSLRPLSTSDETPDAATPHSHWITQSLGFGLGLGWTHNLGPRRVESVSVVNRIVRIDEERNDWVRVMPEVHLWIDRWDEQRWSWGPFLAVAPGARIIDAVGGGLMLGYRPHRGDRYSFNLGIGGTLDLDARVLGDGLVANEPLPPRETSARTKHTTAAGLLILFSVGWDLSAARELQAADLK
- a CDS encoding glutathione S-transferase family protein; amino-acid sequence: MTGRAQFPNEQTETGEFKRQDDAFRQWVTADGRSGYPAETGRYHLYVSLACPWAHRTIIVRKLKQLESVIGMTVVDPIRDEQGWAFRSGQGHSVDPINGFHFLSEAYRLTDSAYRGRVTVPVLWDTVTKRIVSNSDDDLMRMLNGEFNRFTASPLDLYPTALRREIDEMNTFLYEQVNNGVYRAGFATSQRVYERAARSLFAALDQLETKLSQHRYLFGRQFVESDWRLFVTLIRFDAVYHGHFKCNVRRIIDYPNLSGYLKDLYQVNGIADTVNFDHIKRHYYMTHDDINPTRIVPIGPQLDLESPHGRDTLS